The segment CAGCGAATTGAAGCCGCGGGCGTAGCGCAGGCCCACGCTCAAACCACCTTCGGTCTGGTAGCCCAGGCCGGCCACCCCGCTGATGTCAAACTGCGCCAGGTCCGACTTGTCGGCCTCGTCACGGCTTACGCCGGTGTAATCCTGGAAGCCGCTGTTGTCTTCCACCTTGTCTTTATTACCGTTGTTGTACTTGGTGGTCGTCTGCTGCTTGGTTTTGGAGCCAAACAGGTAGCTCACCTGCGGGCCCAGCTCGAAGAACAGGCCGCCGGCGTTGATTTTGGCCAGCAGCGGCACGTCCAGGTAGTGCAGCACGCGCTGCTGCTCAAACTCGATTGAGGAAGTGCCCGAGGGCAAGGCCGCAGCGTTGGTTTGCTTCGATTTGATTTCGTAGCCCTTGCGGTTGTAGAGCAGCTCGGGTGCGAAGGAGAAGAACCCGTCGCTGCTCAGCGGGATGCTGGCGCTGATACCGGCATTGTAACCCACTTTGTAGTCGCCCAGGTCGCTGCTATAGTTGGCGCCCGTGATTTGCGATACATTGTCGCCGGAGATATTGGAATAGGTACCGCCGACTTTAACACCGAGGCGGAATCCGCCTGAATCTTGGGCTTGAACGGCGGAGGTAGCGGCTAGAGCGAGGGCAATGGTTAGATACTTTTTCATGGGAGGAGAGACGAAAAGGTGGGGAGGGTATAAGGTGCTTCGCCAGTTAAGCACGGGTTAAAAATCTGGCTGGATAGGCGTAATAGCGTAAATACGACCTGCTTTGTTGCGGCCGAGCACAGAATTACTTTAGAATTAACCGAATGATAATTAATCCGTTTCCGGGAAAGCTCAACGGTTTCAGGGCGTTGCGCAGGTCAGAATAATGGTGCGTTTCCGTCGGGGCTTGCCCGGGTTTAGCTACTTTTGGAGGAGCTTGGATGTATTTGGTTTATGATGATTCGCTACGGTTTGCTCGGGGCTTTGCTGCTCCATGGCGTCGGGGCCTGGGCTCAGCAGCCCGCGGCCCCCGATGTACGGCCCCCGCTGGTGGTGGGCGCCTACGCCCAAGGCAGCTTTATTATCGGCCATACGCCCTCGGTGAAGCATCTGGTGAAGTCGCACCCCACGGGCCTGGAGCTGAATCTGCAGCGCCAGACCAACGGGCGGGAGCCGTGGCACGCTTGGTACAAATACCCCAAAGTGGGCCTGGCCCTGGTGTATTACGACTACCATAATCCGATGCTGGGCAAGTCGTACGCGGCTACTCTGTATTTGAACAAGCCGTTTTACCGCTCGGCCCGGCAGGAGCTCAACTTCCGCATCGGCACCGGCATCGGCTTTTTCCCGATGCGCTACGACCAGGCCACTAACCATAAAAACACCATCGTTAGCTCCCGCCTGAATGCTACGCTGCAGATGCGCCTGGAGTACGACGTGGCCGTGGCGCCCCACTACGGCCTGCTGCTGGGCGTGGGCCTGAACCACTACTCCAATGGCGCCACGACCAAGCCCAACTTCGGTATTAACCTGCCCACCGTGTTTGTGGGCCTCAACTACCACCAGCAGCGCCCCTTCCGGCCGCTAAGCACCAGTCCCACGGGCCAGCCCGCCGAGGTGGGCCACAATTTCCTGAACTTAAGCACCAGCCTGGGCTTTAAGCAGCGCAACGAGTCGGACCGCCGCAAGTACACGGTGCAGTCGGTGACGGTGGCGGTGGGGCGGCGCGTGAACCGTAAAAGCAACCTGCTGCTGGGTGCCGAGGGCTTCTACGACCGGTCATTGCTGGTGCAGCTGCGCGACACGGCCCGAACTGGTGAGCAGCTCCCAGACGTGAAAAAAGCCGGCGTGTTTTTCGGCCACGAGCTGCTGTTTGGCCGCCTGGCAGTGGTGTCGCACTTGGGTTTCTACGTTTATAATCCCTACAAGTCCAACAAGTTCTACTACGAGCGAGTGGGTCTCAAATACACGTTTACCGAGCAGCTCTGGGGGGCCGTCGACTTGAAGGTGCACCGCGGGGCCGCCGACGTGGTAGAGCTCAAGCTGGGCGTGAAGCTGTAGCGCGGCCTGGGCTTCAGCCGCCCCGGCCGACGCTTCAGCCGGGTAATGCGCGGGTTGGGTAACAGAAACTGGCCGGGTAGGCCGCCGGGTGCTTTCTTTGGACCATTCCTTCGAATCACCCCTGACTGCTGCCCCCATGGAAACGTTTCTGGTCTACAACCGCTGGCTGCACATTCTGGCCGGCTTCATCGGCTTCTTCGTGGCCCCGGCGGCCCTGTACGTGCGCAAGGGCGGCCCGGCCCACCGGCTCTGGGGGCGGGTATTTTTCTGGGCTATGGTGGTGGCCGGCAGCACGGCTATTGTGTCGGCCTCCCTCAACGGCTTGACTTTTTTGCTGCTCACCGGCATTTTTAGCCTGTATTTAGCTTGGTTTGGCTACCGCTCGGTGTATCACAAGCGTCTGAACCGGGGGCAGGAGCCAGCCGCGCCGGCCGACTGGGTAGGAGTGGTGGCCGGCACGCTCATCTTTGCCGGCACTCTCGTCTACGGCCTGCTGCACCTGAAAGCCAACCCAGTGCCGGCCGTTTTTGGCGCCATTGGCTTAATGATAACCTTGCGTCAGGTGCGGGCTTTCCGCCAAAAGGGCCCGTGGGCCGCCGGACAGTGGCTAATTAACCATATGTCGGGTTTCGTGGGAGCTTATATTGCGGCCGTGTCGGCGTTTTCGGCCACCAGCCTCACCTTTATTCCGTTTCCGCTGAATTTTCTGTGGCCCACACTGGTCATGGTACCCCCGCTGATTTGGGTGCAGCGCCGCTACAAACGGCAATTTGTCCAGGGCCAGCACCCCGAGCAGGTCGTGCAGGTCCGGATTCAGCCCGAACTAACTTAGGCGGTTTGGCTACACCTGGGCGGCTACCAGGGCCTGGTTGATGCGCTTTACCAAAGCCGGCCCTTCGTAGATAAAGCCCGTGTAAAGCTGCACCAGGGCCGCACCAGCCCGTATTTTTTCCAGGGCATCGGCCGCCGAGGCTATGCCTCCCACCCCAATGATAGGCAGGGTGCCCCCGCTGCGCTGATGCAGGTAGCGAATTACCTCAGTGGCCCGCTGCCGCAGGGGCCGGCCGCTTAGGCCGCCCGCCCCAATGGAGGCCAGCTGGCCCGCCGGGGTTTGCAGAGCGTCGCGGGCAATGGTGGTGTTGGTGGCCACTAGGCCGCTGAGCTTGGTTTCGGTGGCAATGGTCAGGATGTCGTCGAGCTGGCCGTCGGTGAGGTCGGGGGCAATTTTGAGCAGCAGCGGCTTGGGGCGGGTTTTGGCGAAGTTGGCCTCCTGCACCTGCTGCAGCAGCCGAATCAGGGGCTCTTTCTCCTGGAGCTGCCGCAGGTTGGGCGTGTTGGGCGAGCTGACGTTGACCACGAAATAATCCACGGTATCGAACAGCGTTTCAAAGCTGGCTACGTAGTCGGCGGCGGCCTGCTCGTTGGGCGTGTCCTTATTCTTGCCGATGTTGCCGCCGATGATGATACCGGAACGCCGCTGCCGCAGGCGCTGGGCCGCCGCCGCCGCGCCTTCGTTATTAAAGCCCATGCGGTTTACCAGGGCCCCGTCCTGCGGCAGTCGAAACAGGCGCGGAGTTGCATTGCCCGGCTGGGCCCGCGGCGTCACCGTCCCGATTTCGACGAAGCCGAAGCCTAGGGCTGCCAGCTCATCGGTCAGCTCGGCGTTCTTGTCGAAGCCCGCGGCCAGCCCCACCGGATTGCGGAATTTCAGCCCAAAAACCTCTCGTTCCAGCCCCGGGTGCTCGAAGCCGTAGAGGCTGCGCAGCAGGGCCGGCGTGCCAGGTAGGCGGTAGCTGCGCCGCAGGTTGTTGAAGACAAAGTGGTGGGCCTGCTCCGCGTCGAGCTGGAAAAGCAGGGGTTTGAGCAGGGCTTTATACATGGCGGGCCATAAGGTATCCGGCCACAAAGCTCCTACTTATTCCGCTACAATACTTCCTCCTGGAGCCGTCGGTTTGGGAAGTTTTCTGTAAAATTTATATCCCTGATACTAAGCCGGCTAGAGCCGTGTAGGTGATAAAAGCCCAAACTTAAGCCGCCAGGATTTGCACAATAGACGGGTTTATGCCACTTTTGCAACCCCGAAACGCGAATCCCGTTTCGCCTTCGGGTCCTGATTCTGTAGCTCAGCTGGTAGAGCAGTACACTTTTAATGTACGGGTCCTGGGTTCGAATCCCAGCGGGATCACCACTTTCCTCTTAGAAAAGCCTCTAGCTAACAAGTTAGGGGCTTTTCTGCTTTTAAGACCTCTTTTTGTACAGTGAAATGTACAGTCTGAGGGTCTAATATGGATGGTTACTCAGAGCGGTTATTAGGTTAGTCTGATTGATTTTGTCAGAACATAAGGGAGAAGGATAGGGGAGATAGTAGGTGGTTAATAATTTCAGCTTTCCTATCTAAGACAGAAGTTATCTTTCAAGATGCTTACCGACTTCATAGATAAATATTCAACAGCTACTATAACCCTAGCTCAGACAACCTTCATGCATTTGGAGGTGGAAGGAGCACATCTATTTAGAATAGACTTCGAGGAAAAGGTAGAAGCTAAACTGAAGCCGGGTAGGGGAGGGGTCTTAGCTCATCATACTACCCATCCACTGCTGAGTCACTATAATGATGATAAGACAGAAGTCTATATTAACTCGGCTCCTGATGATCCAGCAGGATTGTATGAGGGCATTCAAGAGGTCATAGCTAGAAACCCTCAGGAATGGAGGGATGGGGAAGCTTCTTGCTTCAAGTCAGACTTTACTACAATCAAATCTGATTACACCACTGGTGATGGTACCATCAAAGAGGTGCTCATTCAAGGGAGAGGTAAGCTTATTAGCCTAGCTCCTCCATCAATAGCCTCTGCTGTGCTTGCTGCATGTGATAAGCATGGGGTAGCCACTAAGGCCTTCACTCATCCAAGCTCCTATCATCCTCACCAATACAGTTTGCTCTCAATTGGCCCTTATTATGTGATTGCCTTTGGCTTCTCAGTCCGAAAACTCCAATAAACCATTATTCTGAAGCTCGTATATCCTCTCTGCTGAGCTTTCACAGAACTAGGGTAGAAAGCCTTGATCTATCAGATTAAGCTTCTGTGAAGGGCTTATTTCTGTGTGTTCTGTAAGTTTTCTACATCTTAGCCTTCCCAAATCCTTTCTGCCTCCACAAATAGGCCCCGGTACAAGGATCTCAAAGGTTAGTCGGGGCCCTTTTTGGATGTAAGCTCACGAAGACATCTACTCAAAAAAAATAATTTTAAGCTATATAATTGTATGATTAAGACTTTGTTTAAAATTGAGTAAGGCTATTTTCCAGCTTATTCCCCAAGCTTATGGTGAGAGTCAGGCAAATATTGACAAAAGGTGATACCCTTGCAATCCCGCTCGGATTCTAATACTAACAATGCTCACAAATGGCTAATATCACTGATGATGCTCAATTCCACAATGATGCTAGTAAGTCGAGATATGGCGACTTGTACCAATATATAATAGCACTAGAGCATTGTTTAAATGCACCAGCAGGAGGAGTGATTTATATTGAGCAGAGAGGCGATGTTGCTAACGAATCTATAAGTGTCGAAATTAAACACCACGATTCGAAGAAGCATACAATTGCAGAGAAACACATTGATTTTTGGAAAACTCTTAAGAATTGGGTTGTTAATAGAGATGTAATAGCGGGGTATAGTGAACTGATATTGTTAACTACTTCGAATATTACCCTAAATTCCAAATTACATAACTGGAATGAAATAAGTGCACCTCAGAAGCTAAACATAATTAAAGAAATCAAAAATGATGTATTAACCAATAATACAAATAAGACTATTCAACCTTTTATTAAGTACATATTCGAGTTTCTGCCTAATGGGCATAATGATACTCATTTGTTATCAATACTAGATAGATTTAAGATAATCAGTAATCAGCCACGCATACTTGAGAAGATAGCTGATATTCAAAAACTAAACCAATTCAAATTTATACCTTTTAAAAACAGAACACCTTTTATACAGGAGCTTCTATCATATATAATATTTAGGTGT is part of the Hymenobacter chitinivorans DSM 11115 genome and harbors:
- a CDS encoding porin family protein, producing MKKYLTIALALAATSAVQAQDSGGFRLGVKVGGTYSNISGDNVSQITGANYSSDLGDYKVGYNAGISASIPLSSDGFFSFAPELLYNRKGYEIKSKQTNAAALPSGTSSIEFEQQRVLHYLDVPLLAKINAGGLFFELGPQVSYLFGSKTKQQTTTKYNNGNKDKVEDNSGFQDYTGVSRDEADKSDLAQFDISGVAGLGYQTEGGLSVGLRYARGFNSLIDSKDTKNDPKAFNNAFTLQLGYLLPLGK
- a CDS encoding acyloxyacyl hydrolase, whose translation is MMIRYGLLGALLLHGVGAWAQQPAAPDVRPPLVVGAYAQGSFIIGHTPSVKHLVKSHPTGLELNLQRQTNGREPWHAWYKYPKVGLALVYYDYHNPMLGKSYAATLYLNKPFYRSARQELNFRIGTGIGFFPMRYDQATNHKNTIVSSRLNATLQMRLEYDVAVAPHYGLLLGVGLNHYSNGATTKPNFGINLPTVFVGLNYHQQRPFRPLSTSPTGQPAEVGHNFLNLSTSLGFKQRNESDRRKYTVQSVTVAVGRRVNRKSNLLLGAEGFYDRSLLVQLRDTARTGEQLPDVKKAGVFFGHELLFGRLAVVSHLGFYVYNPYKSNKFYYERVGLKYTFTEQLWGAVDLKVHRGAADVVELKLGVKL
- a CDS encoding DUF2306 domain-containing protein, which codes for METFLVYNRWLHILAGFIGFFVAPAALYVRKGGPAHRLWGRVFFWAMVVAGSTAIVSASLNGLTFLLLTGIFSLYLAWFGYRSVYHKRLNRGQEPAAPADWVGVVAGTLIFAGTLVYGLLHLKANPVPAVFGAIGLMITLRQVRAFRQKGPWAAGQWLINHMSGFVGAYIAAVSAFSATSLTFIPFPLNFLWPTLVMVPPLIWVQRRYKRQFVQGQHPEQVVQVRIQPELT
- a CDS encoding quinone-dependent dihydroorotate dehydrogenase encodes the protein MYKALLKPLLFQLDAEQAHHFVFNNLRRSYRLPGTPALLRSLYGFEHPGLEREVFGLKFRNPVGLAAGFDKNAELTDELAALGFGFVEIGTVTPRAQPGNATPRLFRLPQDGALVNRMGFNNEGAAAAAQRLRQRRSGIIIGGNIGKNKDTPNEQAAADYVASFETLFDTVDYFVVNVSSPNTPNLRQLQEKEPLIRLLQQVQEANFAKTRPKPLLLKIAPDLTDGQLDDILTIATETKLSGLVATNTTIARDALQTPAGQLASIGAGGLSGRPLRQRATEVIRYLHQRSGGTLPIIGVGGIASAADALEKIRAGAALVQLYTGFIYEGPALVKRINQALVAAQV